TCACGGGCTTTGTCCAACTGATTGGTCTGAAGGGAAAATACCCCCAGATAATAGCCTGCTTCAATATGATTCGGATTTTTTTCAACTACGGACCTGAGGGTCATAATGCCTTTCATGCTGTTTTCCGGCAATCCTGACTGAATATAACCCAAACCAAGGTACATCAATGCTTCCTCTTCGTTGGGATTTTCTTCCACAACTTTCGAGAGATAAGCAATAGATTTTGCGGAGTATTGGCGAAAAAGCAACGAATCTGACTGGACATAGTCCAATTGAGAGGCTTTTTGGCTCAAAATTCCGGCCTGTATTCTGTTTTTTAAAGAACTTTCTGTCTGAGCCAGTTGGTCAGCATAATCTGCTGCATACTCAAACCGATTTCTCGAAGCCAGCAACTGAACAATGGAATCCAGTATTACTGTTTTCTCCCGGCCTTCAGCTTGCGATAGCTGTCCGACCCATCGGTCATATTTTTCATCCTTAGCCAGAGGCGGGATATTGGCAGAAGCTGCACTGGTCTGCGGTAAGGCCACGCTGGTAGTTCCTAATGCCGTTTCTGTCTTGTTGTGAAGGTTCGATTTATCGGCAAAAAACAACATCAGACAAACCAGCAACCCTACGGCAACTACAATAAATCTAAGAGAACGACCTCCGGTGAATATGGATGAAGAAACAGACATATTTTTTCCCTGATACCTTACGAAGCGGGTTTGATATCAGAGCTTTTTACTTTTTCAACAAATACTTTTGCTGGTTTGAAGCTCGGCACGAAATGCGCCGGGATCTCGATGGATTTGTTTTGTGAAATAATCCGGCCTACTTTTTTCTTTCTTGCCTTTACGACAAAACTACCAAAGCCGCGGACATATACATTCTCACCGTTCGCAAGGGAATTTTTGACAACCGTGAAAAATCCTTCAAGGGAAGCAGATACGTCTGCTTTGTCAATACCCGTCTTTTGGGCAATCTCTACGATTACTTCTGCCTTAGTCACTGTAGGTCTAATTTACTAGTTAAGAAACAATTACGGACAATCGCCTCCCGACAATTGAATCGCAAATTTAGCACAATCGTTTAAATCACAAAACTTTTTCTGACAAAAGCTTTCAGTCTTTCTAATATGCTTTAAAAACTGAAAATAGTATTTTGCGCATTCGGTGATCATTTTCTTATCTGTGCCCTATGAATTTTGGCCTGTATGTTGTTGACTGGTATGAATCTAACGGCAGAAATCTTCCCTGGAGAGAAACGCGTGACCCTTATAAAATCTGGATTTCTGAGGTAATTCTTCAACAGACCCGCATTATTCAGGGTATGGGGTATTATCAGCGTTTTATCCGTCGTTTTCCTGATGTAACTACTTTGGCAGAGGCTTCCCTCGACGAAGTGCTCAAATATTGGGAAGGACTTGGCTACTACAGCCGTGCCCGAAATCTGCATGCCGCAGCAAAGCAGATCGTAAATGATTATCAAGGCGTTTTTCCCGATCACTACGCTGTGCTCCAGAAACTCAAAGGAATTGGGCCTTATACTGCACGGGCAATTGGTTCATTTGCTTTTGGTAATGATACCGGGGTCATCGATGGTAATGTCCTTCGGGTAATGAGTCGCGTATTGGGTGATCCTTCTCCAATCAATAAGGCCAGCACGCGCAACCGGTTTCAGACAATCATCGATGGTTGGGTGAAAAATGTGGATTCCCGTCTCTTTAACAATGGTATCATGGATATCGGGTCGGTCATTTGTACGCCTACCCGTCCGGGATGCCTGATCTGCCCGCTACAATCATCGTGTAAAGCTTATCAGGATGGAATGACGCACCTGCTTCCTGTAAAAGAAAAATCCGCTGACAGAAAAATCAAGTACTACAACTTTTATCTCTCCACCCGGGCCAACGGTGACTTTCTGATCCGCCAGCGCCCCGAAGACGGTCTTTGGGGAGGACTTTGGGAAGTGCCCAATGAAGAAGTGGATTTTGTGGAATGGGAGAAAAAATCAGGTAAACACGGCGGCCAGTTCCTTTTTTCCATGAAACATGTTTTCACCCATTTTGATATGTTTATCCATGTATTTTTGCTCTCCGGTGATTTTTCGGAGGAATGGCCGGAGGCCCAATTTATTTCTACAGATAAAATTTCTATATTTGCTTTTTCTAAAGCAGTGTTGAAGATTTTTGATACATGGCAAAATACGGACTGAATCAGGTGACGCTTATAGGAAATCTCGGCAGAGATCCAGAAATCAAATACCTGGACCAGGGGGTCGCCTTCACCAATCTTTGGATGGCCTGTACCGAATCATACCGTGATAAAAACGGAAATAACGTGGATCGGACGGAGTGGATCAGTGTAAACCTGTGGCGCTCTCAGGCTGAAATTGCAGCGAAATACTGTCGGAAAGGCTCTACCGTATGTGTGGAAGGCCGCCTGACTACCCGGACCTGGGATACCCCGCAGGGTGAAAAACGGTCAAAAACCGAAGTGGAAGGGCGCCGAATCATTCTACTCGACGGTCGCCCCGGTGGTGGAGATCAAAATCCTACCTCTGTTCCCGTATCTGAAACATCCGGCCATTTTCCCGGCTCTGATTCAGGAACTAATCAATTTTCAAATACACCCGGGGAAGGACTCGATGACTTACCCTTCTGACATAATCGTTTTGTTTCACTTAATTCGAAAGTCGTGGACCCGGACCCTGGGAATTTTTTAACCCATACGATCATTCTGCTGGACCAATTGTCGTTATGGCCTGAACTTATCGGGCACTACCTTCTTTTTTTCCTGCTTATTTCCATCTCCTTTATCGTTTCTGCGACAGAGGTTGCCTTTTTTTCTCTCTCCAAATCGGATATCGAGGAATACAAACAAAACTCCGCCCGTGATTCCCAGCGAATCTGGCAGTTGATCAGCCTGCCCAAACGCCTGCTCGCTACCATTCTGATTTCCAATAACTTTGTCAATGTATTTGCGATTCTCGTCGGCTCTACGATTATCCAGGCCTATGCAAAAGCTTATGACTGGTCTGCCTATAATCTCAACTTTTTTATGGGGGGCTCCGAATTTTCCCTTACCCTGGAGTTTTTGCTGAATCTGGTGCTCATTACCAGCATTATTCTTTTTTTCGGTGAAATTATTCCTAAGGTATATGCTGCCAAAAACCGGCATGTGATTGTGAAACGTGTGGCTGTGCCGCTGGAGATTTTACGCACACTTTTTAAGCCGCTTGCTTATATTTTGATCGAAGGAACCCGTTTTATCGACAATAAATTTAAAGTAAAAGAAACCAACGCCTCACTCGATGACCTCCGACACGCGATTAATATTACCGCCACGGATGAGGCTAGCAAGGAGGAAAAGGAGATTCTCAAAGGTATTGTCAACTTCAGCAATATTACCGTAAAAAGCGTCATGCGGGCAAGGGTGGATGTAACTGCCATCGATTTGCATATGTCCTTCGAAGAACTAATGAGTTTTATCAACGAACATAATTTTTCCCGTCTGCCGGTATATGAAGAAAGTCTGGATAATGTAAAAGGCATCCTGCATATCAAAGACCTATTACCTTATCTCAAAACTGATAGCCCTGATCTGGATATTCAGTCTCTGCTGCGGGATGTGCATTTTATCCCGGAAAGTAAAAAAATCGATTCCCTGCTGGAAGAGTTCAAAAGCCAGCGTATTCATATTGCCGTTGTCGTGGATGAGTTTGGCGGTACAGCGGGAATCGTTACCCTCGAAGATGTGATTGAGGAGATTTTTGGAGAAATCAACGATGAGTTTGACAGCGAAGACTGGGTTTATACCAAGATGTCGGAGGAGGAATATATTTTCGAAGGGCGCATTTCGTTGATAGATGTAAAGAAAATAGTGGGTCTTGAAGACGATGTTTTTGAAGATGCCCGTGGCGATAGCGACAGTATTGGCGGGCTGATTTTGGAACTTCACGGCAAAATTCCTTCTGCAGGGGATATGATTTTATACAGAAACTACGAGTTGCATGTCGAGTCGGTCAGCAAAAACCGGATCAATATGGTCAAATTTGTCATAAAAAAAGAAGATGAACAGTTAAAATCTGCTTAATTCGGGTGTATGCAAAAGCAAATATTTTTTCTCGCAGGTGTACTGCTGTTTCTTTTATCCGGTTGTGAGGAATACGTGCCTTATCCCCGCCCATTTGGTTTTTATCGGATTGATATTCCTGCGCAGACTGAGCATACACAGTTTTCCACTCAGGTGTGCCCGATGACTTTCGAATATCCCGCTTATGGAGAAATTTCCCGCAGTTCGTCAGATTCCTGCTGGGTAGATATTCATTTCCCTTCTTACGACTGCAAATGGCATATCACCTACCGCACCGCTGATAAAAAACTGAAAGATCGCAATTCCCACTATGAGGATTATCGCCATCTGATCTATCAGCATAGCAAAAAAGCTACTCAAATTAAAGAGACTCCGCTTTCTGTACCGGCAGGACAAGGCGTTTTGTTTGAAATATATGGGAATGTCGGAACCCCTGCGCAGGTATTTCTTTACGACAGTACGGAAACGCAGATTGTTATGATGTCTTTTTATTTCCAGACAGCTTTAAAAAATGATTCCCTTCAGCCTGTCATCAATTATATGAAAGGCGAAATAGGGCATATGCTGGAAACTTTCCAGTGGGAATAAGATATTAACTGCAAAGCGGGCATGTACCCTGAAGCAGCACATTTACCTCCGTAAGTTTGTAGCCGGAAGGCATTTGAATGGCGGGAATACGCACCTGATCCACACATGAAGTTTTGCCACACACTTCACATTTGAAGTGAATATGGTCGTGATGGTGGTCGTGACCTTCCAGGCAGTCTGTCGGGCAGAGCGCATATTTCATCGCACCGGCATCGTCGAGGACTTTGTGTACAATGCCTTTTTCGAGAAAAGTGGAAAGCGTGCGGTAAATGGTTACCCTGTCGCAGTTGTGGAGGAGGGCAGATTCGATTTCTGACTCACTAAGTGCGACTTCCCGCTGGAAAAAAACTTCCAGAATGGCATTCCTGCTGTCTGTGACGCGGAGTGAATGGCTGCGAAGAATCTGGCTGACAGATGACATGAGGCAAAGATACGGAAATTTTCTGGAACTCTGTGAAACGCTGCACAACTGAAGAGTCCCGGTTATTTGGATAAGAATATCTCCCGTTTTCGAATATTTTCCCTATCTTCTAAAAACATGTTCGACACCACACCCAGCCATCACTAAAACCCAATATACATGCAAAAACATATGCTTTTCGCCCGACAAACCGTCTCCACGCAAGAAGGCCAGTGGCTATGGGATACGCGGGAGGTGCCGGATGGCATCTATCTCTATGAGTTGCGCACGGAGGCACAGGAATTGCTGGCACAGGGGAAAATTGTAGTGAAGAAATAGAATCACCTACGGTTGGGAATCTTGGGTTTTACGCAAAGTTTTGCAAAGGAATCGCAAAGTTTCGCAAAGAGAAAAGGGCAAACTCCGCGGAACTCTGCGTGGCACTTTGCGTTACTCTGTGTTCAAAACCTGGGAGCCGATCTCCGATCAATATCCCTAAAGTTTACGCAAAGTTTCGCAGAGGAATCGCAAAGGTCTCGCAAAGAACGCTAAGAACTCCTTTGCGTATTTTGCGGTTCTTGGCGGACTTTGCGTGAAACCTGCGGTTGGGTATATTTCACTCATGCGGATGCGGGCTCCGTTGGATAGTACTCGCATTGATTTGATATTTATTAATCAAATGGCTTGTATTTTTTTATTTTATTTATCATATTACAGGTATTGTAAACCATAAAAAATCACAATCCGATGAATTATTCAATCTTGGTAAAGAAAAGCTCTCTCTCTCTCTCTCTCTTAGAGATAGACTCCACGCGAAACCCGGTATTTCAGGATCTGAAAAGCTGGTGAGTTTTATTCGAATCCTTACAATCATTTGTTTTGGGCTGACCTTTTCCTTGTGCGATGTAACGGCAGGAAATGTTGTAAAAGCGAAATCCAAAAGCAGTGGTTTCATTGAATTTGCCCATAACCCGTTCAACACTTTTCCATTTGCTCCAGACTCACTATTTGA
The DNA window shown above is from Bacteroidia bacterium and carries:
- the gldE gene encoding gliding motility-associated protein GldE, which translates into the protein MDPDPGNFLTHTIILLDQLSLWPELIGHYLLFFLLISISFIVSATEVAFFSLSKSDIEEYKQNSARDSQRIWQLISLPKRLLATILISNNFVNVFAILVGSTIIQAYAKAYDWSAYNLNFFMGGSEFSLTLEFLLNLVLITSIILFFGEIIPKVYAAKNRHVIVKRVAVPLEILRTLFKPLAYILIEGTRFIDNKFKVKETNASLDDLRHAINITATDEASKEEKEILKGIVNFSNITVKSVMRARVDVTAIDLHMSFEELMSFINEHNFSRLPVYEESLDNVKGILHIKDLLPYLKTDSPDLDIQSLLRDVHFIPESKKIDSLLEEFKSQRIHIAVVVDEFGGTAGIVTLEDVIEEIFGEINDEFDSEDWVYTKMSEEEYIFEGRISLIDVKKIVGLEDDVFEDARGDSDSIGGLILELHGKIPSAGDMILYRNYELHVESVSKNRINMVKFVIKKEDEQLKSA
- the ssb gene encoding single-stranded DNA-binding protein; this encodes MAKYGLNQVTLIGNLGRDPEIKYLDQGVAFTNLWMACTESYRDKNGNNVDRTEWISVNLWRSQAEIAAKYCRKGSTVCVEGRLTTRTWDTPQGEKRSKTEVEGRRIILLDGRPGGGDQNPTSVPVSETSGHFPGSDSGTNQFSNTPGEGLDDLPF
- a CDS encoding HU family DNA-binding protein; the protein is MTKAEVIVEIAQKTGIDKADVSASLEGFFTVVKNSLANGENVYVRGFGSFVVKARKKKVGRIISQNKSIEIPAHFVPSFKPAKVFVEKVKSSDIKPAS
- a CDS encoding transcriptional repressor; the protein is MSSVSQILRSHSLRVTDSRNAILEVFFQREVALSESEIESALLHNCDRVTIYRTLSTFLEKGIVHKVLDDAGAMKYALCPTDCLEGHDHHHDHIHFKCEVCGKTSCVDQVRIPAIQMPSGYKLTEVNVLLQGTCPLCS
- a CDS encoding tetratricopeptide repeat protein, yielding MSVSSSIFTGGRSLRFIVVAVGLLVCLMLFFADKSNLHNKTETALGTTSVALPQTSAASANIPPLAKDEKYDRWVGQLSQAEGREKTVILDSIVQLLASRNRFEYAADYADQLAQTESSLKNRIQAGILSQKASQLDYVQSDSLLFRQYSAKSIAYLSKVVEENPNEEEALMYLGLGYIQSGLPENSMKGIMTLRSVVEKNPNHIEAGYYLGVFSLQTNQLDKARERFEKVLENAPDYGPAKLQLAVTFIRMEQPALAKPLLEELIRSKEADDEIKLSARELINTLP
- the mutY gene encoding A/G-specific adenine glycosylase is translated as MNFGLYVVDWYESNGRNLPWRETRDPYKIWISEVILQQTRIIQGMGYYQRFIRRFPDVTTLAEASLDEVLKYWEGLGYYSRARNLHAAAKQIVNDYQGVFPDHYAVLQKLKGIGPYTARAIGSFAFGNDTGVIDGNVLRVMSRVLGDPSPINKASTRNRFQTIIDGWVKNVDSRLFNNGIMDIGSVICTPTRPGCLICPLQSSCKAYQDGMTHLLPVKEKSADRKIKYYNFYLSTRANGDFLIRQRPEDGLWGGLWEVPNEEVDFVEWEKKSGKHGGQFLFSMKHVFTHFDMFIHVFLLSGDFSEEWPEAQFISTDKISIFAFSKAVLKIFDTWQNTD